In Alkalidesulfovibrio alkalitolerans DSM 16529, the genomic stretch GAGGCCAAATCAGTACGCACGTGCGAAATTGCATCCTTCGCGGACGTTCCGTAGTGTGTGTAGATATCGCCATAGTGAATGCATCCGATTCCATCAGGCGCATAGTCATCCTTAGTGAATCTCCGTCCGCGCGTAAATTTTCCTATCTCACTCAAGGTCGCCCACCTTATGCTTGCTTGCTTGCTTGCTTGCTTGCTTGCTTGCTTGCTTGCGCTCGCTACGCTCGCGTCATTAAAACTCAAAAGCGCGTCGCGGTAGTACTGGTACTGCCGCCGACGCGCTTCCAGCTCCGCTTCCAGCTCCGCTTCCAGCTTGGTGAACTTGTCCAGTACTTCCACGATTTCGCGTTGCACTTCAAGCGGCGGGACGGGAATCCTGATCTTTGCGAGGTTCTTTGCAGAGACATCGATGACCTTCGTGCCCGTCGCGTGTTTCTTCTTCTCAGCGAAGAATTGTGGTGTTTGCAGGTAGTAGGAAAGATACTTCGGATCTTGATTGTGCTTCAGCACTGTGGCGTGACCACCAGTGACAATCTGAGCGTCGCCGATCCACGCTACCGCCTTGCATACATCGTCTATGTTTTCGCTGGTGTTGGTGATAATCAGGTCGCCCGGATCGACTTTGGCAAGTTTGAGCGCTTTTTCTGCCGAAACAAACGAAATCGTTTCGGTAGTCCAAATGCCGTAGTAGGTATAAATCTGCCCGTAATGAATACAGCCTACCCCAGACTCCACGAAATCGGATTTCGGCATTCCGTTGCCACGTACTAACTCACCAAAATCGCCAATGGCTTTGTACTCCACCCCCTCCGGACACAACTCGGCAATCAATCCTTCAATCCGGCTCATGCGTCACCTCCCTGCAATTCGCGTTCGATCTGTTCGATGCTGGGCAGATTGGTCTGCAGCGGCTCGGGCAACGACTCCAGCAGTTTGTATTCGGCGATGCCCATGGGCTGGGTTTTGTCGCCCAGGGCGTATTCCGCCACCACCTTGTTTTTGCTCTTGCACAAGAGCAGGCCGATGGTAGGGCTGTCCTGTTCGCTCTTGAGCTGGCGATCCACAGCGGTGAGGTAGAAACCCAGTTGCCCCAGGTGTTCCGGTTTGAATTTGTCCGCCTTGAGTTCGATCACCACATAGCAGCGCAGTTTGAGGTGATAAAAAAGCAGGTCGATGAAAAAGTCGTCGCCACCGACCTCCAGATGCACCTGCCGCCCAACGAAAGCGAACCCCGCGCCCAGCTCCAGCAAAAACTGGGTGATGTGTTTAACCAGCGCCGATTCAATTTCCCGCTCATCCGCCTCTTTGCCAACATCCAGAAAATCGAACAGGTAAGGGTCTTTAAGTGATTGCCGTGCCAGATCACTTCCCGGCGCGGGAAGGCGTTCGCTAAAGTTGGTGACGGCTTTGCCGGTACGTTCAAGAAGCTTGGTTTCGATGTGGATGTTCAACACATTGCGCGACCAGCCATGTTCGATGGCGGCCCGGGCGTAGGCAAGGCGCTGTTCCGGTTGTTTCAGCCGGGCCAAAAGGACCAGGTTGTGTCCCCAGGGCAATTGTCCAACAGCCTGTTGGACAATTGCAGAGTCGGGCCAGGCTTCGGCAAAGGCACGCATGTACATCAGGTTGGCGCGGGAAAACCCCTTCATCTCGGGAAAGGCGGTGCGCAGGTCATGGGCCAGCCGGTCGATGACCTTGGCCCCCCAACCCTGTTCGGCCTGCCGCGTCAAAATGTCGCGGCCGATCTGCCAGTAAAGCGTCACAAGTTCGCGGTTGACCGCCAGGGTGGCGCGTTGCTGGGCGCTGTGAATGCGGCCTTTCAGTTCCACAAGCCAGTCGGCGTAACCTTCCGGTGGTTGGATCAGGGAGACGGGTTTATCACTCATGCCTGTTCCCCCTCCAGATCGGCCACGATGGCGTCAATCTGCATCCGCAATTCCATCTGCCGTGCCACGATACGGGCGATATCGGCGTTGAGCTTTTTGATATCGATTGCTTCGCGCTCGTCTTTTTGAGCGACATAAGAGGAGACGGCGATGTTGTAATCGTTCTCGGCAATCTCGACGTTGTTCACCAGCCGCGCGAAGTGGTCGATGCTCTTGCGCCCGATGTAGGCATCCAGAATTTTCTTCTGGTGGTCTTTGGTTAACTTATTCTTGTTGCCGTTGCGCATGAACTCGCTGGATGCGTCGATGAACAGGGTGGCGTTGTCGTGTTTGGATTTTTTTAGCACGATAATGCAGGTGGCAATGGTGGTGCCGAAGAAGAGATCCGGCGGCAGCTGGATAACCGCATCGATATAGTTGTTGTCGATCAGGTACTGGCGGATTTTTTTCTCGGCCCCGCCGCGATAGAGCACGCCGGGAAACTCAACGATGGCCGCCGTGCCGTTCACCGCCAGCCAGCTCAGAATGTGCATGGTGAAGGCGAGGTCGGCCTTGCTCTTGGGGGCGAGCAC encodes the following:
- a CDS encoding restriction endonuclease subunit S, which encodes MSRIEGLIAELCPEGVEYKAIGDFGELVRGNGMPKSDFVESGVGCIHYGQIYTYYGIWTTETISFVSAEKALKLAKVDPGDLIITNTSENIDDVCKAVAWIGDAQIVTGGHATVLKHNQDPKYLSYYLQTPQFFAEKKKHATGTKVIDVSAKNLAKIRIPVPPLEVQREIVEVLDKFTKLEAELEAELEARRRQYQYYRDALLSFNDASVASASKQASKQASKQASIRWATLSEIGKFTRGRRFTKDDYAPDGIGCIHYGDIYTHYGTSAKDAISHVRTDLASTLRFAQPGDLVIAAVGETVEDVGKAVAWLGEEEVAIHDDCFAFHHSLNPKFVSYYFQTAAFHSEKNKFVARAKVKRLSGENLGKLTIPVPSTEEQERIVAILDKFDALVNDLGSGLPAEIKARRQQYEHYRDRLLDFREAA
- a CDS encoding PDDEXK nuclease domain-containing protein codes for the protein MSDKPVSLIQPPEGYADWLVELKGRIHSAQQRATLAVNRELVTLYWQIGRDILTRQAEQGWGAKVIDRLAHDLRTAFPEMKGFSRANLMYMRAFAEAWPDSAIVQQAVGQLPWGHNLVLLARLKQPEQRLAYARAAIEHGWSRNVLNIHIETKLLERTGKAVTNFSERLPAPGSDLARQSLKDPYLFDFLDVGKEADEREIESALVKHITQFLLELGAGFAFVGRQVHLEVGGDDFFIDLLFYHLKLRCYVVIELKADKFKPEHLGQLGFYLTAVDRQLKSEQDSPTIGLLLCKSKNKVVAEYALGDKTQPMGIAEYKLLESLPEPLQTNLPSIEQIERELQGGDA